Proteins from a genomic interval of Poecile atricapillus isolate bPoeAtr1 chromosome 1, bPoeAtr1.hap1, whole genome shotgun sequence:
- the AGBL2 gene encoding cytosolic carboxypeptidase 2 isoform X1, with protein sequence MTASSAPTCASMATSEMRRWAGKRHPPWATLAVAGSEVLGTSQTVSETLQPFRAPSTASSQHSKCDGRASPCPCLGFGRFHYPSPIGDPQSFLVLLQPPGWWSRPPARAGWPPQHSPGGFQENHRLHSPSPLPAGLWSVKSSRRRLSTSVRECSSCPPASLLCQSPVVHMAFVSPCLPEWVPPKPEPFCPPMGLEQALYTLGEEQGTVVYHSSPGNRARAAPLSASTLPGPPTTVSAPPTAPQGSCFTRARVGGAPGPLSSPAAPLEGPQDTTLLFESRFESGNLQKAIKVGPYEYVLTLRPDLYTAKHMQWFYFRVQNTRQEPLYRFTIANMAKHKSLYGQGLQPLLYSHQDAQSRGIGWRRVGTDVCYYRGSTGEPPMFRLSWTVRFPHNGDTCFFASCYPYTYSDLQRYLRALAADPVRSRYCTVQALCRSLAGNTVYLLTITSPGGTAGKRVVVASARVHPGESGGSWAMRGFLDFLLSAHADARLLRRLFVFKVVPMLNPDGVVVGNSRCSLVGRDPNRAYGMALPGSFPGVWHLRAMVQRVLEEREVLLYCDFHGHSRKNNVFMYGCDAGGDGTGTRLRQRVFPLMLSKNAPDKVGHGSLRATCCGDSGNAATVLLPELSLWGWDPSDPGALQFSFSSCKFQVQKSREGTGRVSMWRLGVSHSYTLEVAFSGSTLGERLPQPRGRCQGGSPGLGSCPCFLFPVPSRQEELALQRGGPRVTGPSPL encoded by the exons ATGACAGCTTCATCCGCACCCACCTGCGCTTCTATGGCTACTTCCGAG ATGAGAAGATGGGCAGGGAAGAGACATCCACCATGGGCAACACTGGCCGTGGCTGGCAGCGAGGTCCTGGGCACGAGCCAAACCGTGAGTGAGACCCTGCAGCCCTTCAGagcccccagcacagcatcctcccagcacagcaagtGTGATGGGAGggcctctccctgcccctgccttgGTTTTGGGCGATTCCACTACCCCAGCCCCATTGGAGACCCCCAGTCTTTCCTGGTGCTCTTGCAGCCCCCAGGGTGGTGGAGCAgaccccctgccagggcaggctgGCCCCCTCAACACAGCCCTGGGGGTTTCCAGGAAAACCACAGGCTCCATTCtccctccccgctccccgctGGCCTGTGGAGTGTGAAGTCATCCAGGAGACGATTGAGCACATCGGTGAGAGAATGCTCCAGCTGTCCCCCCGCCTCACTCCTGTGCCAGAGCCCTGTTGTGCATATGGCATTTGTGTCCCCCTGCCTCCCAGAGTGGGTCCCCCCTAAACCGGAGCCCTTCTGCCCACCCATGGGCCTGGAGCAGGCCCTGTACACCCTCGGTGAGGAGCAGGGCACCGTTGTCTACCACTCCAGCCCAGGTAACAGAGCACGGGCAGCGCCCCTGAGTGCCTCCACTCTCCCCGGACCCCCCACCACTGTCTCTGCTCCCCCCACAGCGCCCCAAGGCTCCTGCTTTACCCGTGCTCGGGTCGGGGGTGCCCCGGGGCCGCTCTCCTCGCCAGCAGCCCCCTTGGAGGGTCCCCAGGACACCACGCTGCTCTTTGAGTCCCGCTTTGAGAGTGGGAACCTCCAGAAGGCCATCAAGGT GGGTCCCTACGAGTACGTGCTGACGCTGCGGCCGGACCTGTACACGGCCAAACACATGCAGTGGTTCTACTTCCGTGTCCAAAACACTCGGCAGGAGCCGCTCTACCGCTTCACCATCGCCAACATGGCCAAGCACAAGAGCCTCTACGGCCAGGGCCTGCAGCCACTGCTCTACTCCCATCAGGATGCCCAGAGCCGTGGCATAGGCTGGCGCCGGGTGGGGACCGATGTCTGCTACTACCGTGGCAGCACGGGGGAGCCGCCGATGTTCCGGCTCAGCTGGACGGTGCGCTTCCCGCACAACGGCGACACGTGCTTCTTCGCCTCCTGCTACCCCTACACCTACTCGGACCTGCAGCGTTACCTGCGCGCGCTGGCGGCCGACCCGGTGCGCTCGCGGTACTGCACGGTGCAGGCGCTGTGCCGCAGCCTGGCCGGCAACACCGTGTACCTGCTGACCATCACCAGCCCAGGCGGCACGGCCGGCAAGCGGGTGGTGGTGGCGAGCGCCCGCGTGCACCCTGGAGAGAGCGGCGGCTCCTGGGCCATGAGGGGATTCCTCGATTTCCTGCTGAGCGCCCACGCGGACGCGAGGCTCCTGCGCCGCCTCTTCGTCTTCAAGGTGGTGCCGATGCTCAACCCCGATGGGGTGGTGGTGGGCAACTCCCGCTGCTCCTTGGTGGGACGGGATCCCAACAGGGCCTATGGGATGGCGCTTCCCGGCTCCTTCCCCGGCGTGTGGCACCTGCGGGCCATGGTCCAGAG GGTGCTGGAGGAGCGGGAGGTGCTGCTGTACTGCGACTTCCACGGGCACAGCCGGAAGAACAACGTCTTCATGTACGGCTGCGATGCTGGCGGGGACGGCACCGGGACACGGCTGCGCCAGCGTGTGTTCCCCCTGATGCTGAGCAAAAACGCCCCCGACAAGGTGGGACACGGATCCCTCAGGGCCACATGTTGTGGTGACAGTGGGAATGCAGCCACCGTGCTGCTTCCCGAGCTGTCCCTCTGGGGTTGGGACCCCTCTGACCCTGGGGCCCTCCAGTTCTCTTTCTCCAGCTGCAAGTTCCAGGtgcagaagagcagagaggggacaggcCGGGTCTCCATGTGGCGCCTGGGTGTCTCCCACAGCTACACCCTAGAGGTGGCTTTCAGTGGCTCCACGCTGGGTGAGAGGCTGCCACAGCCACGGGGACGGTGCCAGGGGGGCAGTCCTGGGTTGGGGAGCTGCCcttgtttccttttccctgtcccctccaggcaggaggagctcGCACTTCAGCGTGGAGGACCTCGGGTCACTGGGCCGTCTCCTCTGTGA